In the genome of Candidatus Bathyarchaeia archaeon, one region contains:
- a CDS encoding fumarylacetoacetate hydrolase family protein yields MKLTRFAVINSESYGVQVAKDRILDLRVLSETMKHPVPSSLEELTICSEEGLADVEHLIREASGQNKRKATLGLDRARLLAPFVTPPKIVCLGLNYRDHIAEQNAALPDDLVIFMKPRTAIIGPNDTIVKPNFVEKLDYEGELAIIIGKRGKNISLKDTKQHIFGYTCFNDVSARDIQFKDKQWTRGKGCDTFAPTGPCVTTADQIGDPDNLRIRTRVNGEVRQDSSTRNMVFSVTQIVHKLSLIMTLEPCDMIATGTPAGVGFAMKPKPRFLKSGDLVEIEIENVGTLRNRVVKAS; encoded by the coding sequence TTGAAACTGACTCGTTTTGCTGTAATCAACTCAGAATCCTACGGTGTTCAAGTTGCCAAAGACCGAATTCTCGACCTTCGAGTTTTGTCGGAGACAATGAAACATCCAGTGCCATCAAGTCTTGAGGAACTCACAATTTGCAGCGAAGAAGGTCTAGCTGATGTTGAGCATCTTATACGTGAAGCCAGTGGGCAGAACAAGAGAAAGGCAACTCTGGGCTTAGACAGAGCAAGACTGCTCGCGCCTTTTGTGACTCCACCTAAAATAGTCTGTCTCGGCTTAAACTATCGAGATCACATTGCGGAACAAAATGCAGCTCTCCCTGACGACTTGGTCATCTTCATGAAACCTCGAACTGCAATCATCGGACCAAACGACACCATAGTTAAGCCAAACTTCGTGGAGAAGTTGGACTATGAGGGAGAACTTGCGATAATCATTGGCAAGAGGGGCAAAAACATCAGCCTCAAAGACACGAAACAACACATCTTCGGCTACACATGCTTCAATGACGTCTCAGCGAGAGACATCCAGTTTAAGGACAAACAGTGGACACGCGGAAAAGGCTGCGACACTTTTGCGCCAACCGGACCGTGCGTGACCACAGCCGACCAGATAGGCGATCCGGACAATCTGCGGATCCGAACTCGTGTAAACGGCGAAGTGCGACAAGACTCATCAACTCGCAACATGGTCTTCAGCGTCACCCAGATAGTGCACAAACTGAGCCTCATCATGACGCTAGAACCATGCGATATGATAGCAACAGGCACGCCCGCTGGCGTAGGATTCGCAATGAAGCCAAAGCCAAGGTTCCTAAAATCAGGCGACCTAGTTGAGATAGAAATCGAGAACGTCGGAACCCTAAGAAATAGAGTGGTGAAAGCTAGCTAA
- a CDS encoding carboxypeptidase regulatory-like domain-containing protein — protein MPLAYGQSTGTIKGKVKNLKIGTGIENAQVECSGPSHGSTATDAYGNYTITGLAPGPYTIAITALGYVQKTHSTFIYPTMNTPPDFMLNMLSIRGRVHDAASPSTGIAEANITIGEEIRLTNSTGHYEWLDLSNGTYTLMVSAPGYASQTQQVTVSTGNTQLADFASASVPAGRISGTVTDDATRDPVNQATVRVRRGSWEREATTDLNGQYSIENVPAWASWTVDAYKVGYVAQSTTASVQSGATTSLNFALVPFGRITGTVRDQTTNQPIDQALVKADSEFLNTTDANGYYTIFALAGTYTVTASAPGYSSSSQGNIRVRAGGTETVNFLLQSVPPGNIVGNVTDATTGSPIVGATVTADVGYSNITDSDGRYTLSNLPAWTYTVNVSATGFIGDTILRSVPSSGSITADFQLAPFTRIRLEPYVNFGNPGQSFNVNLDVADARFVHSWDAYLWWNPALFDVSTASEGDFLKGEFGNRTTQFSYETYPNEGVIRMRGWSSLATLDSGVSGSGTLALLTLQVKAKGACTIDVTNALLYDPGAMPSFPNAMEDAVFRTLQGDVNNDGTVDKPDLDVVVGLYGSKFGDPSWNASADVNSDHVIDVFDEHRVGRDYGQSI, from the coding sequence TTGCCGCTCGCATATGGTCAGTCCACAGGAACAATCAAAGGCAAAGTCAAAAACCTGAAAATTGGCACAGGTATCGAAAACGCCCAAGTGGAATGCAGTGGACCATCGCATGGATCCACAGCCACCGATGCTTATGGTAACTACACCATCACGGGATTGGCTCCAGGACCTTACACAATAGCGATTACCGCATTAGGCTACGTCCAAAAAACACATTCAACATTCATCTATCCAACCATGAATACGCCGCCGGACTTCATGCTCAACATGCTTTCAATAAGAGGCAGAGTGCATGATGCAGCATCGCCCAGCACTGGCATAGCAGAAGCGAACATAACCATCGGAGAAGAAATTCGCCTCACCAACTCAACTGGACACTACGAATGGCTCGATCTGTCAAATGGAACCTACACGCTAATGGTTTCTGCGCCGGGTTACGCGAGCCAAACCCAGCAAGTCACTGTAAGCACAGGAAACACTCAGTTAGCAGATTTCGCGTCAGCCTCTGTTCCTGCAGGACGAATTTCTGGAACAGTCACCGATGACGCCACCAGAGACCCAGTGAATCAAGCAACAGTTAGAGTACGCCGAGGCTCATGGGAAAGAGAAGCAACAACAGATCTAAATGGACAGTATTCCATAGAAAACGTTCCCGCTTGGGCTTCTTGGACTGTTGACGCCTACAAGGTTGGATATGTCGCTCAGTCCACAACAGCTTCTGTCCAGTCTGGAGCAACAACTAGTCTGAATTTCGCGCTTGTGCCCTTTGGGAGAATCACGGGAACGGTGAGAGATCAAACGACAAACCAACCCATTGATCAGGCTCTTGTAAAGGCAGACTCGGAATTTCTCAACACAACCGACGCCAATGGCTACTACACTATTTTTGCGTTAGCTGGAACTTATACTGTCACGGCTTCAGCGCCTGGATACTCCAGTAGCTCCCAAGGCAACATTAGGGTCAGAGCTGGGGGAACAGAAACGGTGAACTTCCTGCTGCAATCTGTCCCGCCAGGCAATATAGTTGGAAATGTCACAGATGCCACCACAGGCAGTCCCATAGTCGGCGCCACGGTCACAGCTGACGTTGGTTATTCCAACATCACCGATTCAGACGGTCGTTATACTCTCTCAAATTTACCTGCCTGGACTTACACTGTTAATGTCTCTGCCACAGGGTTCATAGGCGACACAATATTGAGAAGCGTACCATCCAGTGGTTCGATTACAGCTGATTTCCAGCTCGCTCCTTTCACCAGAATTCGCTTGGAACCATACGTGAACTTCGGAAATCCTGGGCAGTCATTCAATGTTAACCTAGACGTTGCAGACGCAAGATTCGTGCACAGCTGGGATGCATATCTTTGGTGGAACCCAGCTCTCTTTGACGTGTCAACTGCCAGTGAAGGAGACTTTCTTAAGGGCGAGTTTGGAAATCGGACAACACAGTTCAGTTACGAAACTTATCCAAATGAAGGTGTAATCCGCATGCGTGGTTGGTCTTCGTTGGCAACACTTGACAGCGGTGTTAGCGGCAGTGGAACTCTGGCACTTCTGACACTTCAGGTTAAGGCCAAGGGGGCGTGCACCATTGATGTCACAAACGCATTGCTGTATGATCCCGGCGCGATGCCAAGCTTCCCAAATGCAATGGAAGACGCTGTCTTCAGGACGCTGCAAGGCGATGTCAACAACGATGGGACTGTTGACAAGCCTGATCTTGATGTTGTAGTGGGCCTGTACGGTTCTAAATTCGGAGATCCCAGCTGGAACGCAAGCGCTGATGTCAACAGTGATCATGTTATTGATGTTTTTGATGAGCATCGGGTTGGCAGGGACTACGGCCAGTCAATCTAA
- a CDS encoding UbiX family flavin prenyltransferase, with translation MVCRQPFKVRATESLRLVVAISGASGVVYGKRLLEVLKEKKVETHLIVSKAAEKVIEHELEVGRKDIEKLANRAYDVDDLTAPLMSGSFKTDGMVIIPCSMKTLAGITHGFADNLILRAADVTLKEKRRLVVVPRETPLNVVHLRNMLTAAKLGVFVVPAMPAFYHDPKDISDMVDFVVGRVLDCFSIEHKLFRRYSGMKTRGKAPT, from the coding sequence TTGGTCTGCAGACAGCCGTTTAAGGTGCGTGCCACAGAGAGTTTGCGCCTAGTTGTTGCTATTTCTGGTGCCAGCGGCGTTGTCTACGGCAAACGTCTGCTCGAGGTGCTGAAAGAGAAGAAAGTGGAAACACATCTGATCGTGAGCAAAGCAGCTGAAAAAGTAATCGAACACGAACTTGAAGTGGGCAGAAAAGACATTGAGAAGCTAGCAAACCGCGCATACGACGTAGATGACTTGACCGCACCGTTGATGAGTGGCTCATTCAAAACTGACGGCATGGTCATAATTCCATGCTCAATGAAAACCCTAGCGGGTATCACACACGGATTCGCCGACAACCTCATTCTAAGGGCTGCGGACGTGACATTGAAGGAAAAAAGACGATTAGTCGTTGTGCCACGCGAAACTCCTTTGAACGTGGTTCACCTGCGCAACATGTTAACAGCTGCGAAGTTGGGAGTTTTCGTCGTTCCCGCCATGCCTGCCTTCTACCACGATCCCAAAGATATCAGTGATATGGTTGACTTTGTTGTCGGCAGAGTTCTGGACTGCTTTAGCATTGAGCATAAGTTGTTTAGACGTTATTCTGGCATGAAGACCCGAGGCAAGGCTCCAACTTGA
- a CDS encoding S8 family serine peptidase, which produces MRENKLFAQITIALLTIAIFTALPLVKAPSIVSVGDVEAIPLPPDLTMNQAYPPGQTFTDFVGGMVAFDQDMIDIDQLAHPNSKWYGRGVVVAVLDTGMLPIWNYFFPRNRIVTELGIGFVQDLDTGVITTVPWDDAVSGHGTHVASTIIGYNYRGMPVTGVAPLAKIIPVKVLSFYDYTRQTAWGTSGMVAAGIDYVTSLVTSGMFEPGKVIINMSLGASAPSSDIETSINNAIAAGVIVVASAGNRGASGMGWPGGFPQVISAASSAWTGQWWPIVGGRENRAFWVNDVPEDLMTPAPASILYGTWAGTQAYMSSFSSRALAGQDLDVAASGGWVVGPYWTPAWGPLPSDPSLAYAYVSGTSMSSPHVAGAAALLAEKKGAKLTQSQMEAVLESTAWKAPVTFANSAGFPPATMPYMAIFVSVGPTGYYWTQWANDAVGSGLLQVDAAVAAVGG; this is translated from the coding sequence ATGAGAGAAAACAAACTGTTTGCCCAAATAACAATAGCACTACTGACAATAGCCATTTTCACTGCGTTGCCATTGGTGAAAGCACCCTCCATAGTTTCAGTTGGAGACGTTGAAGCCATCCCATTGCCTCCAGACCTTACAATGAACCAAGCATACCCTCCAGGTCAGACATTCACTGATTTTGTGGGCGGAATGGTTGCCTTTGATCAAGATATGATTGACATAGACCAGCTTGCTCACCCGAACAGCAAATGGTATGGCAGAGGCGTTGTGGTCGCGGTTTTGGACACAGGCATGTTGCCCATTTGGAACTACTTCTTCCCAAGAAACCGCATAGTCACTGAACTCGGCATAGGATTTGTGCAAGACCTTGACACGGGCGTTATCACAACGGTTCCATGGGACGACGCCGTCAGCGGACACGGAACCCATGTAGCAAGCACTATAATTGGTTACAACTACCGCGGAATGCCAGTCACAGGGGTAGCGCCGTTAGCCAAGATAATACCCGTCAAAGTCCTGTCATTCTACGACTACACTCGCCAGACAGCTTGGGGCACATCTGGGATGGTTGCCGCAGGCATCGACTACGTCACATCATTAGTCACTTCAGGCATGTTTGAGCCCGGAAAAGTCATAATTAACATGAGCCTTGGCGCAAGTGCACCGTCATCTGACATCGAAACCTCCATCAACAATGCAATCGCCGCCGGAGTGATCGTGGTTGCATCTGCAGGCAACCGAGGAGCTTCTGGCATGGGTTGGCCAGGCGGATTCCCCCAAGTGATCTCCGCGGCTTCATCTGCTTGGACCGGACAATGGTGGCCTATAGTAGGCGGCAGAGAAAACCGGGCATTCTGGGTCAACGACGTACCTGAAGATCTAATGACACCCGCACCAGCCTCAATCCTCTATGGCACATGGGCAGGCACCCAAGCATACATGTCCTCATTCAGCAGTCGTGCGCTTGCAGGACAAGATTTGGACGTAGCCGCGTCGGGCGGCTGGGTTGTTGGACCATATTGGACACCCGCATGGGGACCCTTGCCGTCAGACCCGAGCCTAGCATACGCCTACGTAAGCGGAACCAGCATGTCATCACCACACGTTGCAGGCGCAGCAGCACTGCTAGCTGAGAAAAAGGGCGCAAAACTCACACAAAGCCAAATGGAAGCCGTCCTAGAAAGCACAGCTTGGAAAGCTCCAGTAACATTCGCTAACAGCGCCGGATTCCCACCCGCAACAATGCCATACATGGCTATATTCGTCAGCGTCGGACCAACAGGCTACTACTGGACACAATGGGCTAACGACGCAGTTGGCAGCGGACTACTCCAAGTCGACGCTGCCGTCGCAGCAGTCGGTGGATAA
- a CDS encoding HAD-IA family hydrolase, whose product MIKAVIFDMDGVIVDSEPMHIEAEKRILLKHGARVSTDELRTYTGTTAEFEFTDLIQKYRLNTTVDRLFREKEAILFKLLEKKTKPTKGVIRLIKSLKKCGLRLAIASSGHRKLVQYFLRKLKIARLFDSVVCAEDISRSKPDPEIFLKAARSLGLGPAECIVIEDSKLGVEAAKSAGMKCIAYRNPNSGNQDLSKADMVIDDFSKPDVQTVVYPYPKEYEAYWKLRDGRTVLLRPIKPEDEPLWLDMFKEFSEEAIRYRFFELIKDTPHEVRARYCKIDYSREMAIVAELTEDGRRKILGVVRLSIESDRKTGEIAFIVADTYQGLGLGTKFVEYMVKIGRGLGLESIYGIMLPDNVKAIRLAKKMGFVSTHLKDGTFKVTLDLK is encoded by the coding sequence ATGATCAAAGCAGTCATTTTTGACATGGACGGAGTAATTGTCGACAGCGAGCCCATGCACATCGAAGCTGAAAAGCGAATTCTGCTAAAGCATGGAGCCAGAGTGTCAACGGATGAATTGAGGACATATACTGGAACCACAGCTGAATTCGAGTTCACAGATTTGATACAAAAGTACAGGTTGAACACGACGGTAGATAGGCTATTTCGGGAAAAGGAGGCTATCCTCTTCAAGCTGCTGGAGAAAAAAACCAAGCCTACGAAGGGAGTGATTAGACTAATCAAGAGCCTGAAGAAGTGCGGTCTTAGACTCGCAATTGCATCCAGCGGACACAGAAAGCTGGTACAGTATTTTCTGAGGAAACTGAAAATTGCCAGACTCTTCGACTCTGTAGTCTGTGCAGAGGATATTAGTCGAAGTAAGCCTGACCCGGAGATATTCCTGAAAGCAGCAAGGAGCCTTGGCTTGGGTCCCGCTGAGTGCATAGTCATCGAGGACTCCAAACTGGGAGTGGAGGCAGCAAAAAGTGCTGGAATGAAATGCATAGCTTACAGGAACCCGAATAGTGGCAACCAAGACTTGTCAAAAGCCGACATGGTAATCGATGACTTCTCCAAGCCTGACGTTCAAACGGTTGTTTACCCGTATCCTAAAGAGTATGAAGCCTATTGGAAACTTCGTGATGGACGCACGGTTTTGCTGCGACCAATAAAACCCGAAGACGAGCCTTTGTGGTTAGACATGTTTAAGGAGTTCTCGGAAGAAGCCATCCGCTACAGGTTCTTTGAACTCATAAAAGACACGCCACATGAAGTTCGGGCTCGATACTGCAAAATTGACTATAGCCGAGAGATGGCTATTGTAGCTGAGCTAACAGAAGACGGACGCAGGAAAATCTTGGGCGTCGTCAGACTCAGCATAGAATCAGACAGAAAAACCGGGGAAATCGCTTTCATAGTTGCTGACACGTATCAAGGTTTAGGATTAGGCACAAAATTCGTTGAATATATGGTCAAGATTGGTCGTGGTCTCGGGCTGGAAAGCATTTACGGCATAATGTTGCCGGACAATGTCAAGGCTATCAGACTCGCGAAGAAAATGGGTTTCGTAAGCACGCATCTAAAGGACGGCACATTCAAAGTGACACTTGACCTGAAGTGA
- the fhcD gene encoding formylmethanofuran--tetrahydromethanopterin N-formyltransferase, whose protein sequence is MQPQTIKYPTGPDTFVEVVDTFAEMFPMWAGRVLITAENEKWALTAARTATGFGTSIIMSPAEAGIESTATPDKTPDGRTGVIIQIYHRNRLDLKSQMILRIGQCVMTCPTTAAFDALPESKRRMKVGRSLRYFGDGFQKRDTMFERLVWRIPVMEGEFIVEDRFGAINAIGGGNFLVMTESQKAGLHAAEEAVKAISQLNEKVILPFPGGVCRSGSKAGSLKYKLKASTFHQFCPKLKKLVPDSQVPDNINSVYEIVIDGLSLDSIKRAMAVGIQAAVKVPGVLRISAGNYGGKLGQCRADLKEALGLQTAV, encoded by the coding sequence ATGCAGCCACAAACCATCAAATATCCAACAGGACCCGATACATTCGTCGAGGTTGTGGATACTTTTGCCGAAATGTTTCCCATGTGGGCTGGGCGAGTCTTAATCACGGCTGAAAACGAAAAATGGGCTTTAACCGCAGCTCGAACTGCCACAGGCTTCGGAACCTCGATCATCATGTCGCCTGCGGAAGCAGGAATCGAGAGCACAGCGACTCCAGACAAAACGCCAGACGGAAGAACCGGAGTCATCATACAAATCTACCACCGCAACAGACTCGACCTGAAATCCCAGATGATCCTGCGAATCGGTCAATGCGTCATGACGTGTCCAACAACCGCTGCGTTTGACGCGTTGCCAGAGTCTAAGAGAAGAATGAAAGTAGGTCGTAGCCTCCGATATTTCGGCGACGGCTTTCAAAAGAGAGACACCATGTTTGAGCGCCTAGTGTGGCGCATTCCAGTAATGGAAGGCGAGTTCATCGTCGAAGACCGTTTTGGAGCCATCAATGCTATCGGAGGCGGAAACTTCCTAGTCATGACTGAAAGCCAAAAAGCAGGTCTACACGCGGCTGAAGAAGCTGTGAAGGCCATAAGCCAATTGAACGAGAAAGTAATCCTGCCTTTCCCCGGCGGCGTTTGCCGCTCAGGCTCAAAAGCTGGCTCACTGAAATACAAGCTAAAAGCCTCAACTTTTCACCAGTTCTGCCCCAAACTGAAAAAGCTCGTGCCGGACTCCCAGGTGCCTGACAACATCAACAGCGTGTACGAGATTGTAATCGACGGCTTGAGCTTGGACTCGATTAAGCGAGCAATGGCTGTAGGCATTCAGGCGGCAGTTAAGGTTCCAGGCGTCTTAAGAATCTCCGCGGGCAACTACGGAGGAAAACTTGGTCAGTGCAGGGCGGATTTGAAAGAAGCTCTTGGTCTGCAGACAGCCGTTTAA
- a CDS encoding DUF885 domain-containing protein codes for MSEDQKFEKLNMEMFTKFMEENPTYATFLGLHDPYDWLMSDGSSKNIFKSLKIAEEWIGKMKRTVNYEKLSADHKIDWKVIEQMYEKFKFQIYEQRVWETNPDAFDEVGGVFFIMLTRNYAPMEKRVDAMVARMEKLPKFLEEFRTRFDKSKPVKLWTEIAIESCQQIPGLFQFLVAATKGAISDELHSRLTKAVADLQKPIKDHQEWLNSLLPKTQAEWALGKEKFDKWLKLRGLGMTADEIYKLGTRFLEELKQERDKLAKQIAPGKSVKEVMEVIEANAPKTFEEALKATKVTMEKSRDFIIKSDLATVYPDDKLHVEETPAFMAPIIPFAALIPPAKFDKRQEGIYIVTRPRDIKNLGKHLNYASISGTAVHEGFPGHFLQGAMSNRGSLVRLFAGGNEVIEGWAHYCEEMMTEHGFIKGLESRFMMVNDGIWRAVRIIVDIKLSRGEMAFDEAVDMLMKEAGMSKEAAVAEVRRYTMTPGYPLSYLIGKHLILQLRADIMKRMGKKFSERFFHDTMTANGELPIALLREVFDIRLAELGIG; via the coding sequence ATGAGTGAAGATCAGAAATTTGAGAAACTCAACATGGAAATGTTCACGAAGTTCATGGAGGAAAACCCCACCTACGCCACGTTCTTGGGGCTGCATGATCCATACGACTGGCTTATGTCGGATGGAAGCAGCAAGAACATATTCAAGAGCTTAAAGATCGCCGAAGAATGGATCGGCAAAATGAAAAGGACAGTGAACTATGAAAAACTCAGCGCGGACCACAAAATCGACTGGAAAGTCATCGAGCAGATGTATGAAAAGTTCAAGTTTCAAATTTACGAGCAACGCGTTTGGGAGACAAATCCAGACGCTTTCGACGAAGTCGGCGGCGTCTTCTTCATCATGTTAACACGAAACTATGCGCCAATGGAAAAACGAGTTGATGCAATGGTGGCCAGAATGGAAAAACTCCCCAAATTCCTAGAAGAGTTCAGAACACGCTTTGATAAATCAAAACCCGTGAAACTCTGGACTGAAATTGCCATTGAGAGTTGTCAGCAGATTCCTGGCCTTTTTCAGTTTCTTGTGGCAGCAACTAAAGGTGCCATATCCGACGAGCTTCACAGCCGATTAACAAAAGCCGTGGCTGACCTTCAGAAGCCCATCAAAGATCACCAAGAGTGGTTGAACTCTCTACTGCCAAAGACACAGGCTGAATGGGCTTTGGGCAAGGAGAAGTTTGACAAATGGCTAAAACTGCGCGGCTTGGGCATGACAGCTGACGAAATCTACAAGTTGGGCACGAGGTTCCTTGAAGAACTCAAACAGGAGCGGGACAAGCTGGCAAAGCAGATTGCGCCTGGAAAAAGCGTCAAAGAAGTCATGGAAGTAATCGAAGCAAACGCGCCTAAAACCTTTGAAGAAGCTCTGAAGGCCACGAAAGTAACAATGGAGAAATCAAGAGATTTCATAATCAAGAGCGACCTTGCCACCGTTTACCCGGACGACAAGCTTCACGTTGAGGAAACCCCTGCGTTCATGGCTCCAATCATACCCTTTGCAGCGTTGATCCCGCCGGCCAAGTTTGACAAACGCCAAGAGGGAATTTACATCGTGACGCGTCCAAGGGATATCAAGAATTTGGGTAAACACTTGAACTACGCAAGCATTTCGGGCACGGCGGTGCATGAAGGCTTTCCTGGGCATTTCCTTCAAGGCGCTATGTCCAACCGAGGTTCACTGGTGCGCTTGTTTGCAGGAGGAAACGAAGTCATCGAGGGCTGGGCTCACTACTGCGAAGAGATGATGACTGAGCATGGTTTCATTAAGGGTTTGGAAAGCCGTTTCATGATGGTCAATGATGGAATTTGGCGTGCGGTAAGAATAATCGTGGATATCAAGTTGTCGCGCGGAGAGATGGCTTTCGACGAGGCAGTTGACATGCTTATGAAGGAAGCTGGTATGTCGAAGGAGGCGGCTGTGGCTGAGGTCAGACGTTATACCATGACCCCAGGATATCCGCTCTCATATCTGATTGGCAAGCATCTGATTTTGCAGTTGCGCGCGGACATCATGAAGAGAATGGGCAAGAAATTCAGTGAAAGGTTCTTCCACGACACTATGACGGCCAACGGTGAACTTCCCATCGCTTTGCTGCGGGAAGTGTTCGACATAAGGCTGGCTGAGCTGGGGATCGGATAG